The Deltaproteobacteria bacterium genome contains a region encoding:
- the thpR gene encoding RNA 2',3'-cyclic phosphodiesterase, with translation MRCFVAVDLTTDVRAAIARAQTRVRTAAAQADVRWVDPTQFHLTLKFLGAVPDERVPAMAAALGAAVADTRPLGLAAAGLGGFPSLKSARVLWAGITAGVPELARLAASLDRALAPLGFPPESRPFQGHLTIGRVRSPRGGRVLAAAVEAAGASAFGSWTASEVVLYESRLKPTGAVYTPVSRHPLWGVRA, from the coding sequence GTGCGCTGCTTCGTCGCCGTCGACCTGACCACGGACGTCCGCGCGGCGATTGCCCGGGCGCAGACGCGTGTCCGCACCGCCGCCGCGCAGGCCGACGTCCGTTGGGTCGATCCGACCCAGTTTCACCTGACCCTCAAGTTCCTGGGCGCGGTCCCGGACGAGCGCGTGCCGGCCATGGCGGCTGCCCTGGGAGCCGCGGTCGCCGACACCCGGCCCCTCGGCCTCGCCGCTGCCGGCCTGGGGGGCTTCCCGAGCCTCAAGAGCGCGCGTGTCCTGTGGGCCGGCATCACGGCCGGGGTCCCCGAGCTCGCTCGGCTCGCGGCCTCCCTGGACCGTGCGCTCGCACCCCTCGGCTTCCCACCCGAGAGCCGCCCCTTCCAGGGTCACCTGACCATCGGCCGCGTGCGCTCGCCGCGCGGCGGACGCGTGCTGGCCGCGGCGGTCGAGGCCGCGGGCGCCTCGGCGTTCGGCTCCTGGACGGCTTCCGAAGTCGTACTCTACGAGAGCCGCTTGAAGCCCACGGGGGCCGTCTACACGCCGGTGTCCCGGCACCCCCTGTGGGGCGTCCGTGCCTGA